One stretch of Schlesneria sp. DSM 10557 DNA includes these proteins:
- a CDS encoding serine hydrolase domain-containing protein, producing MNISLLGSHVVTSRREMLKRLGFASCIGLVGRPREMQAAERRLDVPFDRLVQSFGYDNEGPGLAVLVHQSGQPEYMRCVGLATIKDRQPVTTATMFELASVTKSITATAILMLQDRQQLKVTDDVRKYIPELPEYDKKNPIQIRHLAQHTSGLASYMDIPDVPSKHPDYTLNSDYVGEFARQNVPLDFPTGQKYAYNNTNYLLLAEIIARVTGTTYGQHLRDAIFDPAGMKTAFVSEGPGSVPVVAGRVDAIGYGQEEGEWKPLWGVPPARQEKLLTCGDGAVWCSLEDMLAWDRALRAKKLMKPDTAKLAVIPSRTRDGRTNPYGYGWELYYNNPKQLNGFGHGGGWGGFGTYYYHDILTGITTVMLGNGRPIDMNKFWYALMDLVNKHGLS from the coding sequence ATGAATATCAGTCTCTTAGGGTCGCACGTCGTCACTTCACGTCGAGAAATGTTGAAACGGCTGGGGTTTGCCTCATGCATCGGTCTGGTGGGGCGACCTCGAGAGATGCAGGCTGCAGAGCGCAGGTTGGATGTTCCATTCGACCGGCTCGTCCAGTCGTTCGGTTACGACAATGAAGGACCTGGGCTGGCAGTACTCGTCCATCAGAGCGGGCAGCCCGAGTACATGCGGTGCGTCGGACTCGCAACCATCAAGGACCGTCAGCCGGTGACGACGGCCACGATGTTTGAGCTCGCGTCGGTCACAAAGTCGATCACCGCAACGGCAATTTTGATGCTGCAGGACCGTCAGCAACTGAAGGTCACTGATGATGTCAGGAAGTATATTCCCGAGTTGCCAGAGTATGACAAGAAGAACCCGATCCAGATCCGGCATCTGGCACAGCACACATCGGGACTGGCCTCTTACATGGACATTCCGGATGTTCCGTCAAAGCACCCTGACTATACGCTGAATTCTGACTATGTTGGAGAATTCGCACGCCAGAACGTACCACTCGATTTTCCCACCGGTCAGAAGTATGCCTATAACAACACGAACTATCTTCTGCTGGCCGAGATTATTGCCCGGGTCACCGGAACCACCTACGGCCAGCATCTACGTGATGCGATCTTTGATCCTGCCGGAATGAAGACCGCGTTTGTCAGCGAGGGACCAGGAAGCGTTCCTGTCGTCGCGGGCCGTGTGGACGCGATCGGCTACGGTCAGGAAGAGGGGGAGTGGAAACCACTCTGGGGGGTGCCACCCGCCCGGCAGGAAAAACTTCTCACCTGCGGCGATGGCGCGGTGTGGTGCAGTCTGGAAGATATGCTGGCCTGGGACAGGGCACTTCGGGCCAAAAAACTGATGAAGCCCGATACGGCGAAGCTGGCGGTCATTCCCTCACGTACGCGAGATGGCCGAACCAATCCCTACGGTTATGGGTGGGAACTTTACTACAACAATCCAAAACAATTGAACGGCTTTGGACACGGGGGAGGTTGGGGCGGTTTCGGCACCTACTACTACCACGACATTCTGACCGGGATAACGACGGTGATGCTCGGAAATGGCCGCCCGATCGACATGAACAAGTTTTGGTACGCGCTGATGGACCTCGTCAACAAACACGGGCTGTCATAG
- a CDS encoding YihY/virulence factor BrkB family protein, with translation MVIKLMSREAWNLLRQTASDWSEDNVPRLGAALSFYTALSIAPLLVLSLRVAASVFGEEAARGEIESQIQSMIGEQGAEAIQSMLQSANQPETGTWATILGLVTLLFGASGVFGQLQESLNTIWDVTPKPGQGLWSFIRYRFFSMAMVMSFAFLLLVSLIISAGLSFAGGYLFNWLSQFEGLTQAANFVASLLVFTLLFAMMFKYVPDAEIKWKDVWLGAFMTAILFNIGKFVIGLYLGRTTFASSYGVAGSLIVLLVWVYYSAQIIFFGAEFTQVYANRYGGKIVPAENAELVPDQKHPQNNHKPDSRRNSSPASARTS, from the coding sequence GTGGTGATAAAACTGATGTCACGAGAAGCCTGGAATTTACTCCGTCAAACCGCGAGTGACTGGAGCGAAGACAACGTCCCTCGACTGGGGGCGGCACTCTCTTTCTATACCGCCCTGTCGATCGCCCCACTGCTCGTCCTGTCCCTCCGTGTCGCGGCCTCTGTTTTTGGAGAAGAAGCGGCCCGCGGTGAAATCGAATCGCAGATTCAATCGATGATTGGCGAGCAGGGAGCCGAGGCGATCCAATCCATGCTGCAAAGTGCGAATCAGCCCGAGACCGGGACGTGGGCGACGATTCTGGGGCTCGTCACCCTGCTGTTCGGTGCCTCTGGCGTTTTCGGTCAACTGCAGGAGAGCCTGAATACCATCTGGGATGTGACCCCCAAACCCGGCCAGGGTCTCTGGTCTTTCATTCGGTACCGGTTCTTCAGCATGGCGATGGTGATGAGTTTCGCTTTCCTGCTGCTCGTCTCCTTAATTATCAGCGCGGGGCTGTCGTTTGCCGGAGGGTATCTTTTCAATTGGCTGAGTCAATTCGAGGGACTCACGCAGGCGGCGAACTTCGTCGCGTCGCTTCTCGTATTTACGCTCTTGTTCGCGATGATGTTTAAATATGTGCCCGATGCCGAAATCAAATGGAAGGATGTCTGGCTGGGAGCTTTCATGACAGCCATCCTTTTCAACATAGGCAAATTTGTCATCGGTCTTTATCTGGGTCGCACGACGTTCGCCTCGTCGTATGGAGTCGCGGGATCACTGATTGTCCTGCTGGTGTGGGTTTACTATTCGGCCCAGATCATCTTTTTCGGTGCCGAGTTCACCCAGGTCTACGCCAACCGATACGGAGGCAAGATTGTTCCGGCCGAGAATGCAGAACTTGTCCCAGACCAGAAGCATCCTCAGAATAACCACAAACCGGACTCACGTCGGAATTCGTCTCCAGCCTCTGCGAGAACATCCTGA
- a CDS encoding zinc-dependent alcohol dehydrogenase codes for MKALCWHGTGDVRVDTVPDPRIEDPRDAIVRITASGICGSDLHLLNGFVPTMKSGDVLGHEPMGIVEEVGSEVRNLKAGDRVVIPFTISCGSCFFCQKQLYSCCDVSNPNAEMAKKAMGHSPAGLFGFSHLFGGFAGGQAEYLRVPYADVGPLKIESDLPDEMVLFLSDIFPTGYMAAENCEIEPGDTVAVWGCGPVAQFSIQSAWLFGAERVIAIDRVPERLELAQKYGKAETINFEKENVLERLDEMTKGRGPDRCIDAVGCEAHAAGMAGAVYDKVRSTVSVTPDRGYVLQEAIMACRKGGTISVPGAYAGYPDKLPFGAFMNKGLTMRTGQTHMQRYMKPLFEKIAAGLIDPSRIITHRVSLADAPEAYKTFRDKKDGCIKVVLKP; via the coding sequence ATGAAAGCACTCTGCTGGCATGGCACCGGAGATGTCCGCGTCGATACGGTTCCGGATCCCCGCATTGAAGATCCACGCGACGCGATCGTCAGAATCACGGCCAGCGGGATCTGCGGGTCGGACCTGCATCTGCTGAACGGGTTTGTCCCGACGATGAAGAGCGGCGATGTGCTGGGACATGAACCGATGGGGATCGTGGAAGAAGTGGGAAGCGAGGTGCGCAATCTCAAGGCGGGTGATCGGGTCGTCATTCCGTTCACGATCTCGTGCGGCAGTTGCTTCTTCTGTCAGAAACAACTTTATTCGTGTTGCGACGTTTCCAACCCGAACGCGGAAATGGCGAAGAAGGCCATGGGGCATTCTCCGGCCGGGCTGTTTGGATTCTCTCACTTGTTTGGTGGATTTGCGGGGGGACAGGCAGAGTATCTGCGCGTCCCGTATGCGGATGTCGGACCTCTCAAGATCGAGTCAGACCTGCCGGACGAGATGGTCCTGTTTTTATCAGACATTTTTCCGACGGGTTATATGGCGGCTGAAAACTGCGAGATCGAACCTGGTGACACCGTTGCCGTGTGGGGTTGCGGTCCCGTGGCCCAGTTCTCGATTCAAAGCGCCTGGTTGTTCGGTGCCGAACGTGTCATTGCGATCGATCGGGTGCCAGAACGTCTCGAATTAGCGCAGAAGTATGGTAAGGCCGAGACCATCAATTTCGAAAAGGAGAACGTGCTGGAGCGCCTGGATGAAATGACCAAAGGGAGAGGCCCGGATCGGTGCATCGACGCCGTCGGTTGCGAGGCTCACGCCGCAGGAATGGCAGGTGCGGTCTACGACAAGGTCCGCTCGACCGTCTCTGTGACGCCCGATCGGGGATATGTGTTGCAGGAAGCAATTATGGCCTGTCGCAAAGGTGGCACGATCTCTGTCCCGGGAGCCTATGCCGGCTACCCGGACAAGCTTCCCTTCGGCGCGTTCATGAATAAAGGCCTTACGATGAGAACGGGCCAGACGCACATGCAGCGTTATATGAAGCCGTTGTTTGAGAAGATCGCGGCAGGGCTGATCGATCCGTCGAGGATCATCACTCATCGCGTCAGCCTGGCGGACGCTCCAGAGGCTTACAAAACGTTCCGAGATAAGAAAGACGGATGCATCAAGGTGGTCTTGAAGCCCTGA
- a CDS encoding MdtA/MuxA family multidrug efflux RND transporter periplasmic adaptor subunit has product MISNPPVVKPPQLSDTVKDRPVTSFDRSGDLDPAIPSKPVPESTGPYPHDPSPSPSGSRARSLFWTIFWICLIAGCAAAWHYRDVVQPWVAENLGIGHSPPPKAPPPRIVPVVTAPVEKSDLNVYLNGLGTVTAFKTVTIRSRVEGELVNVAFTEGQMVKEGDLLAEIDRRPFEVQLQQAEGQLARDQATLKSADFTYKRYQELIQSRSISPQQIDEQRALVQQTAGAIQSDLAAVENAKLQLDYCRITAPIGGRIGLRLVDQGNIVRANDPSGLAVITQLQPIALVFTIPQDDIFRVQKPQSEGRTLVVDAFDRDFKVKLATGKLLAIDNQVDSTTGTVRLKAEFDNEDGMLFPNQFVNARLLVDTRRDAVVVPTAAVQRGPSSTFVYVVQPDDTVELRNVTVSMTEGTRTAVESGLEVGEIVVTEGLDKLQPKTKITTREKEQARESGKPPQEGPTPPGREQSAEGQSTGKHADASPRGKKESR; this is encoded by the coding sequence ATGATCTCCAACCCGCCTGTCGTCAAGCCCCCACAGCTCTCAGACACCGTCAAAGACCGACCCGTCACATCATTTGACCGTTCTGGGGACTTGGACCCGGCGATTCCCTCGAAACCAGTACCTGAGTCGACTGGTCCCTACCCGCATGATCCAAGCCCCTCCCCGAGTGGATCCCGGGCCCGTTCCCTTTTCTGGACGATCTTCTGGATCTGTCTGATCGCAGGGTGTGCTGCTGCATGGCACTACCGCGACGTCGTTCAGCCCTGGGTCGCGGAAAATCTTGGGATTGGTCACTCGCCCCCGCCGAAGGCGCCTCCTCCACGGATCGTCCCTGTCGTCACTGCGCCCGTCGAAAAGAGCGATTTGAATGTTTATCTGAATGGGTTGGGTACGGTGACCGCATTTAAAACCGTCACCATTCGCAGCCGTGTCGAAGGGGAACTGGTCAACGTCGCCTTTACCGAAGGACAGATGGTCAAAGAAGGTGATTTGCTCGCCGAGATTGACCGCCGTCCCTTTGAAGTTCAACTGCAACAGGCAGAGGGACAGTTGGCTCGTGACCAGGCCACATTGAAGTCAGCCGACTTCACCTACAAGCGATACCAGGAACTGATTCAGTCTCGCTCGATCTCGCCACAGCAGATCGACGAACAACGAGCTCTGGTTCAGCAGACAGCGGGAGCGATCCAGTCCGATCTCGCAGCGGTCGAGAACGCCAAACTGCAACTGGATTATTGTCGTATCACAGCCCCGATCGGCGGCCGCATCGGACTCCGTCTGGTGGATCAGGGAAATATCGTACGGGCCAATGATCCCAGCGGACTCGCCGTCATTACGCAACTGCAACCGATCGCCCTGGTCTTCACGATTCCCCAGGACGACATCTTCCGCGTACAGAAGCCGCAAAGTGAAGGACGCACTCTGGTTGTTGACGCTTTCGACCGCGACTTCAAAGTGAAGCTGGCAACAGGCAAGTTGCTCGCCATCGATAACCAGGTCGATTCCACCACGGGAACTGTCCGCTTGAAGGCCGAATTCGACAACGAAGACGGGATGTTGTTTCCCAATCAGTTCGTGAATGCCCGCTTACTCGTCGACACCAGGCGGGATGCCGTCGTGGTTCCGACCGCCGCCGTCCAGCGCGGCCCCTCCTCCACCTTCGTCTATGTCGTCCAGCCGGACGATACGGTCGAACTGCGGAATGTGACTGTCTCGATGACAGAAGGAACACGGACGGCCGTCGAATCGGGATTGGAAGTCGGCGAAATCGTCGTCACCGAGGGTCTCGACAAGCTGCAACCCAAGACGAAGATCACCACCAGGGAAAAGGAGCAGGCACGTGAGAGCGGGAAACCGCCGCAAGAGGGACCAACTCCCCCAGGCCGCGAGCAATCCGCCGAGGGTCAGTCGACCGGAAAGCACGCCGATGCCAGCCCACGTGGTAAAAAGGAATCACGATGA
- a CDS encoding multidrug efflux RND transporter permease subunit translates to MNPSRPFILRPVATVLLMVAILLAGLVAYRELPVSALPQVDYPTIQVVTFYPGAGPDVMTSSVTAPLERQFGQVPGLTQMTSTSSEGCSVITLRFALELNIDVAAQQVQAAINVATTFLPRDLPNPPIYTKTNPADAPILTLALTSETLPLSKVEDLADTRLAQKISQLSGVGMVSISGGQKPAIRIQANPRALSALGMNMADLRSALVAANINQAKGSFDGTRQAYTIGANDQLLSSDQYRELIIAYRAGGPVKLTDVAEVTDGIENIRQAAWMNDTPAVVLNIQRQPGANIIDVVDRVKALLPQLGDTLPPSVKTHILTDRTVTIRASVEDVQRELMMTIGLVVFVIFVFLRNVPATIIPSVAVPLSLVGTFGVMYLLNYSLNNLTLMALTISTGFVVDDAIVMVENIIRYIEEGESPLQAALKGSEQIGFTIVSLSVSLIAVLIPLLFMGDIVGRLFREFAVTLSVTILISAVVSLTLTPMMCAKLLRHTPHDQHGRLYLLSEAAFDGVVWFYGKTLNVVLRHQTLTQFVSFATIVATVYLYLLVPKGFFPVQDTGVILGISEAPQSISFQAMAHRQQELNRAILEDPAVESLSSFIGIDGTNTTINSGRIQINLKPLEERKISAMEVIQRLQPKLESVTGITLYMQPIQDLTVETRVSRTQYQYSLEDPSPKELDEWAPKFVERLQQLPQLRDVTSDQQNDGLQAKVVINRDTASRLGITPQMIDDALYDAFGQRQISIMFTQLNQYRLILEVKPEYRNEPRDLKELYLSSPEGGMVPLESFTRIEESTTPLTINHQGQFPVVTVSFNLAPGVSLGDAVTAIAEAKKDLDLPPSIVAGFQGTAEAFQASIKNTPILILAALVTVYIVLGVLYESYIHPITILSTLPSAGVGALVAMLMSKTDLSVIALIGIILLIGIVKKNAIMMIDFALDAQRERGMSPHDAIYEACLLRFRPIMMTTMAALLGAVPLAMGTGVGSELRRPLGITIIGGLVFSQLLTLYTTPVIYLWFDWLATRIGFGSSADNIATEEG, encoded by the coding sequence ATGAATCCGTCCCGGCCCTTCATTCTGCGGCCGGTCGCTACGGTGCTGCTGATGGTCGCGATTCTCCTCGCCGGTCTCGTAGCCTATCGCGAACTTCCGGTCTCCGCGTTGCCTCAAGTCGACTATCCGACCATTCAAGTCGTCACCTTCTATCCGGGAGCCGGACCTGATGTGATGACATCGTCGGTGACTGCGCCGCTGGAACGTCAGTTCGGTCAGGTCCCCGGACTGACGCAGATGACATCGACCAGTTCCGAAGGCTGTTCGGTGATCACACTTCGTTTCGCGCTGGAACTGAACATCGATGTGGCAGCGCAGCAGGTCCAGGCGGCGATCAATGTCGCAACCACGTTCCTCCCCCGCGATCTGCCGAACCCGCCGATCTACACGAAGACGAACCCCGCTGACGCACCCATCCTGACACTCGCCCTGACATCCGAGACGCTTCCACTTTCCAAAGTGGAAGACTTGGCCGATACGCGGCTGGCCCAGAAGATCTCGCAGTTGTCCGGTGTGGGCATGGTGAGTATCAGCGGAGGACAGAAACCCGCCATCCGTATCCAGGCGAATCCCCGTGCCTTGTCAGCGCTCGGCATGAACATGGCCGACTTGAGAAGCGCTCTGGTCGCCGCCAACATCAATCAGGCGAAGGGAAGCTTCGACGGAACACGACAGGCCTATACGATCGGTGCCAATGACCAGTTGCTTTCCAGCGATCAATACCGGGAACTGATTATCGCTTATCGCGCCGGCGGTCCCGTCAAGCTGACCGATGTCGCCGAAGTGACAGACGGAATTGAGAACATCCGGCAGGCCGCCTGGATGAACGACACCCCTGCCGTCGTGCTGAATATCCAGCGACAACCGGGTGCGAACATCATCGACGTCGTCGACCGCGTGAAGGCACTGCTTCCGCAACTGGGGGACACTCTTCCCCCCTCGGTCAAAACACACATCCTGACCGACCGCACCGTCACGATCCGTGCCTCTGTCGAAGACGTCCAGCGAGAACTGATGATGACGATCGGACTGGTCGTCTTTGTGATCTTCGTCTTCCTGCGAAACGTCCCTGCCACGATTATCCCGAGCGTGGCCGTGCCGCTGTCACTCGTCGGCACCTTCGGCGTGATGTACCTGCTGAACTACAGCCTGAATAACCTGACGCTGATGGCGCTGACGATTTCCACCGGTTTCGTCGTTGATGACGCCATCGTGATGGTCGAGAACATCATCCGTTATATCGAAGAGGGCGAATCTCCACTGCAGGCGGCACTAAAGGGATCCGAACAGATCGGCTTCACGATTGTGTCGCTCAGCGTCTCGTTGATCGCCGTTCTGATTCCGCTGCTGTTCATGGGGGATATCGTCGGGCGACTGTTCCGCGAATTTGCCGTCACTCTCAGTGTGACCATTCTGATTTCGGCGGTCGTTTCGCTGACACTCACCCCGATGATGTGCGCAAAGCTGCTGCGTCACACTCCCCACGATCAGCACGGTCGCTTGTATCTGCTCTCTGAGGCGGCATTTGACGGCGTGGTCTGGTTCTATGGAAAAACGCTGAACGTCGTTTTGCGGCATCAGACACTCACGCAGTTTGTCTCGTTCGCGACGATCGTCGCCACGGTTTATCTCTATCTTCTGGTTCCCAAAGGCTTCTTTCCCGTGCAAGACACGGGGGTGATCCTCGGAATTTCCGAAGCACCGCAAAGCATTTCGTTCCAGGCCATGGCCCACCGGCAGCAGGAACTCAACCGTGCCATCCTGGAAGATCCGGCTGTTGAAAGTCTGTCCAGTTTTATCGGCATTGATGGGACGAATACGACCATCAACAGCGGACGAATTCAGATCAACCTGAAGCCACTGGAAGAGCGTAAGATCAGCGCGATGGAAGTCATTCAGCGTCTGCAGCCGAAGCTGGAATCCGTCACGGGAATCACGCTGTACATGCAGCCGATTCAGGACCTGACCGTGGAAACGCGAGTCAGCCGTACCCAGTATCAATACAGTCTCGAGGACCCCAGCCCGAAAGAGCTGGATGAATGGGCGCCGAAGTTTGTCGAGCGTCTGCAACAACTTCCCCAGCTTCGCGACGTCACGAGTGACCAGCAGAACGACGGCCTGCAGGCGAAGGTCGTCATCAACCGGGATACCGCGTCACGGCTGGGGATCACTCCTCAGATGATTGACGACGCCCTGTATGATGCGTTCGGTCAGCGTCAGATTTCGATCATGTTCACTCAACTGAACCAATACCGACTGATTCTGGAAGTCAAACCCGAGTACCGGAACGAACCACGAGACCTGAAAGAACTTTACTTGAGTTCGCCCGAAGGAGGGATGGTCCCGCTGGAAAGCTTCACGCGAATCGAAGAATCGACCACCCCGTTGACGATCAATCACCAGGGACAGTTTCCTGTGGTCACCGTCTCGTTCAATCTCGCCCCCGGCGTTTCCCTTGGCGATGCCGTGACGGCGATCGCTGAAGCCAAAAAGGACCTCGATCTTCCCCCCAGTATTGTCGCGGGCTTTCAGGGGACCGCCGAAGCGTTCCAGGCCTCAATTAAAAACACACCGATCCTCATTCTGGCCGCGCTCGTCACGGTCTATATCGTGCTCGGCGTTCTGTACGAAAGTTACATTCATCCCATCACCATTCTCTCGACGCTGCCCTCTGCAGGCGTGGGGGCACTGGTCGCCATGTTAATGAGCAAGACAGACCTCAGCGTCATCGCTCTCATCGGCATCATCCTGCTGATCGGCATCGTCAAAAAGAACGCGATCATGATGATCGACTTTGCTCTGGATGCGCAACGGGAACGGGGCATGTCTCCGCACGATGCCATTTACGAGGCGTGCCTGCTCCGTTTTCGCCCGATCATGATGACCACGATGGCAGCCCTGCTGGGGGCGGTTCCTCTCGCCATGGGGACCGGGGTCGGATCGGAATTGCGCCGTCCGCTGGGAATCACGATTATCGGCGGTCTGGTTTTCAGTCAGCTGCTCACGCTGTACACAACGCCGGTCATCTATTTGTGGTTCGACTGGCTGGCCACCCGGATCGGGTTCGGTTCATCCGCTGATAACATCGCCACGGAGGAAGGATGA